A region of Candidatus Hadarchaeales archaeon DNA encodes the following proteins:
- a CDS encoding radical SAM protein — MGSVESQVGREEVIVQSVQRWLNNPLSRFALRFVCGKSRKGGSRLDKAIRAYIGEKTDADIRDRLASIVVKTVIKRGATAFGYPEEELKKHLRDPVIRRGMVNVLEGIAKFGAERPFTSASPFLVVWNYTRACNLWCKHCYENAGGGQASDELTTEEAKRVIDQFEEAGVVAIAFSGGEPLVRKDIWEVAGYAKEKGFFVSMATNGTLITPDVAKKVKEIFDYVEISLDGIEKTHDEFRGIPGVWRKTCEGIKNCVAEGIDTCVAITATKMNYREIPQLVDFAEKELGVKRVIIFNYVPVGRGKEIVEQDLEPEEREELLKFLYLKMINSNGGLICYSTAPQYSVVSLKFACGLYGNVVSAYGGIVATHFTSEGLLQALRGKTESLADFLGGCGAGRLYCGLEPNGDITPCVFMPIKLGNIKTDDLKEIWEKSEVLWKLRNRNALLGCGNCEYRFVCGGCRARAYGYYGDVSGPDPGCVYNLYYWNSLKSETSKQKETAQG, encoded by the coding sequence ATGGGATCCGTGGAATCGCAAGTTGGAAGGGAAGAAGTAATCGTCCAATCCGTCCAGAGGTGGTTAAACAATCCCCTTTCCAGATTTGCCCTACGATTCGTTTGCGGCAAAAGTAGAAAAGGTGGTAGTAGGCTGGACAAGGCTATCAGAGCATACATTGGTGAGAAAACAGACGCAGACATCCGCGACAGGCTGGCATCGATTGTTGTAAAAACCGTCATAAAGAGAGGAGCCACAGCTTTCGGATATCCGGAGGAAGAGCTCAAAAAACATCTCAGAGACCCCGTGATAAGACGGGGGATGGTGAACGTTCTCGAGGGAATAGCGAAATTTGGAGCAGAGCGCCCCTTCACATCTGCTTCCCCGTTTCTTGTCGTTTGGAACTACACGCGCGCCTGTAACCTCTGGTGTAAGCACTGCTATGAGAACGCGGGAGGAGGTCAAGCGAGCGATGAGCTGACGACAGAGGAAGCAAAACGAGTGATCGATCAGTTTGAGGAAGCCGGAGTCGTTGCCATAGCATTTTCCGGTGGAGAACCACTCGTTCGCAAGGATATCTGGGAGGTAGCTGGCTACGCGAAGGAAAAGGGATTTTTCGTCTCTATGGCAACGAACGGAACTCTGATAACGCCGGACGTTGCAAAAAAAGTCAAAGAAATCTTTGACTACGTGGAGATTTCGCTTGATGGGATAGAGAAGACCCACGACGAGTTCCGCGGAATTCCAGGCGTTTGGAGGAAGACATGCGAGGGTATAAAAAATTGTGTGGCGGAGGGCATTGACACCTGCGTAGCTATCACGGCAACGAAAATGAACTATCGGGAGATCCCCCAGCTCGTTGATTTCGCAGAAAAGGAGCTGGGCGTGAAAAGGGTGATAATATTTAACTATGTCCCGGTTGGCAGAGGAAAAGAAATCGTGGAGCAGGACCTCGAACCGGAAGAAAGGGAAGAACTCCTAAAGTTCCTCTACCTGAAGATGATAAACAGCAATGGTGGACTCATTTGCTACTCAACCGCACCACAGTACTCCGTCGTCTCTCTAAAATTTGCTTGCGGACTCTACGGAAATGTTGTTTCAGCATATGGAGGGATCGTCGCAACCCACTTCACATCAGAAGGACTCTTACAAGCTCTGCGCGGAAAAACCGAAAGCCTCGCAGACTTCCTCGGAGGATGTGGAGCAGGGAGACTTTACTGCGGGCTAGAGCCGAACGGAGATATTACCCCTTGTGTTTTCATGCCAATCAAGCTTGGAAACATAAAAACTGACGATTTGAAGGAGATTTGGGAAAAATCCGAAGTCTTGTGGAAACTCAGGAATAGAAATGCCCTTTTAGGATGTGGAAACTGCGAGTATAGGTTTGTCTGCGGTGGATGTCGGGCAAGAGCGTACGGATATTACGGAGACGTTAGCGGGCCCGATCCGGGATGCGTATATAATCTGTACTACTGGAATTCGTTAAAGAGCGAGACGAGCAAACAAAAGGAAACCGCTCAGGGATGA
- the speD gene encoding adenosylmethionine decarboxylase, protein MGLHIIAEFLGVKEEKIATIKQLKPIVERVVKKSGLNVVSSAYHQFKPYGVTCVYLLMESHLAIHTWPEVCYMAVDIFTCGKNRKAKETLELLRKEFSPKKVKMKIIGRLEYEKLLERKENSARAGGR, encoded by the coding sequence ATGGGGCTCCACATTATCGCCGAATTCTTAGGGGTGAAAGAGGAGAAAATTGCAACAATAAAGCAATTGAAGCCGATAGTAGAGAGAGTAGTGAAGAAAAGCGGTTTAAACGTGGTTTCTTCGGCATATCATCAGTTTAAGCCGTATGGAGTCACCTGCGTTTATCTTTTGATGGAATCGCATCTGGCGATTCACACTTGGCCAGAAGTTTGCTACATGGCTGTGGATATCTTTACATGTGGGAAAAATCGGAAAGCAAAGGAGACGCTCGAGTTGTTGAGAAAGGAGTTTTCTCCGAAAAAGGTGAAGATGAAGATCATAGGGAGGCTTGAGTATGAGAAGCTACTCGAGAGAAAAGAAAATTCTGCGAGAGCTGGCGGGAGGTAA
- a CDS encoding bis-aminopropyl spermidine synthase family protein produces MRSYSREKKILRELAGGKKTLWELLASYHWTLRDFISDINRLYDEGKISTDGKYIYLKEKIGADGFSSIVCPKCDGRRVLPKNHVFIEKRFKRLLRDRPKPEVKFFQGYMRPEDVLARIALMDMYGDVEGKSIILIGDDDLVSLALALTGLPERIVVLDIDERLGEFMRKALREDGVKSVEFIHHDVAEPLPKDLRRKFDVFVTDPLETVSGLKAFLCRAACALKPTDSAGYFGLTTLEASPKKWLWVQGLLYRMNLAITDAVREHSSYPTQDYHIGFPYEEPILKKLKFKYELPPDVSWYKSTFFRAEAVGKVRPIHCSKHIRVRVWDEDDITWPNR; encoded by the coding sequence ATGAGAAGCTACTCGAGAGAAAAGAAAATTCTGCGAGAGCTGGCGGGAGGTAAGAAGACTCTTTGGGAGCTTCTCGCGTCGTATCATTGGACTCTGCGAGACTTCATCTCTGATATAAACAGACTCTATGACGAGGGGAAGATCTCGACGGATGGGAAGTATATATATCTCAAGGAAAAAATTGGGGCAGATGGTTTTAGCTCGATTGTGTGCCCGAAATGTGATGGAAGACGTGTTCTTCCAAAAAATCATGTTTTTATAGAGAAAAGATTTAAACGGTTGCTCAGGGATAGGCCTAAACCGGAGGTCAAGTTTTTCCAAGGATATATGCGCCCCGAGGATGTTCTAGCCCGAATTGCTTTGATGGATATGTATGGTGACGTGGAGGGAAAGTCAATAATCCTGATCGGAGATGACGACCTTGTGAGCTTGGCCCTGGCCCTGACGGGACTCCCAGAGAGAATCGTTGTGTTGGATATTGATGAGAGATTGGGAGAATTCATGCGGAAGGCTTTGCGTGAGGATGGGGTAAAGTCGGTGGAGTTTATACATCATGATGTCGCGGAGCCTCTTCCAAAAGATTTGAGACGGAAGTTCGATGTTTTTGTCACAGACCCGCTCGAGACGGTTTCTGGGCTCAAGGCTTTCCTATGCAGAGCCGCTTGTGCTCTCAAACCTACGGATTCAGCCGGATATTTCGGTTTGACAACGCTCGAGGCTTCGCCAAAAAAATGGCTTTGGGTTCAGGGACTTCTCTACAGAATGAATCTTGCGATCACAGATGCCGTGAGGGAGCACTCGAGCTATCCTACCCAAGATTACCACATAGGTTTTCCGTACGAGGAGCCAATTCTGAAGAAGTTGAAGTTTAAGTATGAGCTTCCGCCGGATGTCTCTTGGTATAAATCGACATTTTTCAGGGCTGAGGCTGTCGGAAAAGTTAGACCGATTCATTGTTCGAAGCACATCCGCGTGAGGGTTTGGGACGAGGATGACATAACCTGGCCGAATCGTTAG